The genomic segment TCTTCACGCTGTATGCGCTGGATAAGGCCAGTGCGCACAGTACGCGGCGCGACAAGCAATCTATGGAAGCTGGACTTAGGTGCATAACCGGAAAGCTGATTAAACAGTCTGGTGAGGTCTTGGCCCACAACAGGGTCACAAGTCAACAGACCTAAATCAGTATAGATACGAGCGGTTTTCGGGTTGTAATTTCCCGTGCCAACGTGGCAATACCGGCGTAGGCCTTCTTGTTCTTGTCGAATGACCAGTGACAATTTGCAATGTGTTTTTAAGCCGACAATGCCATACACCACGTGAACTCCAGCTCGCTCAAGTTTGCGAGCCCAAGCGATATTGGCTTCTTCATCAAATCGAGCCTTGATTTCGACAAGCGCTAGAACCTGTTTGCCCGCATGCGCAGCATCGACTAGTGCATCAATAATCGGCGAGTTTCCCGAAGTGCGGTACAGCGTTTGTTTGATAGCGAGTACTTTCGGGTCAGCAGCCGCTTGCGCTAGAAAAGCCTGTACAGATGTCGAGAACGAATCATAAGGATGATGCAACAGCACGTCACGTTCGCGTATTGCAGCGAAGATGTCTTGAGCCCTGCTGGATTCGACTTCTGCAATCTGTCTATTTGTAGCAGGAATAAAAGGCTGATACTTCAGATCTGCACGGTCGATTGACTGTAACTCAAAGAGCACAGTGAAGTCCAGGGGGGAGGGCAGACGATACACCTCGTCCTCGTTGACACCAAGCTTGTCGGCAAGTAACTGAGATAAGAACGGTGAGGTAGTATCAGAAATTTCTAGTCTGATTGGCGGCCCGAAGCGCCTACGGAGGAGCTCTTTCTCCATGGCGTTCAACAGGTTTTCAGCATCGTCTTCCTCGACATCGATATCTTCGTTTCGCGTAACACGGAAAGAGCGCGCCTCTTTGATAATCATGCCAGGGAATAGGGCTTCCAAATGGGCAATCAGCAGATTCTCCATAGTGATGAAGCCATAGCGCTCTTCGCGGCCCTCTTCGTCGGTGAGATCTTCTACTGCTACTAAACGAGGCATATTGTCAGGGATTTTTATGCGTGCGAAATGTGATTTCCCTGAAGCAGGATTTTCTACGATAACGGCAAGATTCAGAGAATTGCCAGAGATATAAGGGAAGGGGTGCGCAGGATCCACTGCGAGTGGAGTTAACACAGGGAATACTTGGCGCCGAAAGATTCGGGAGAGACGTTCCTGCTCGTTAGCGTTGAGCTGATTCCAACGTAAGAGAACAATGTGTTCCTTGGCTAATTCAGGAAGAATATGTTCGTTGACATAGTGTGCATGTTCATCTTGTAAACGATGTGCATGATCGGAAATTGCTCGAAGCTGTTGCCTTGGGCTCAGTCCGCTCGCGGCTGTTACTGCGATACCGCTATCAATACGACGCTTGAGTCCAGCGACGCGGACCATGAAGAACTCATCCAGATTGTTGGCAAATATTGCTGCGAAATTTGCACGCTCCAACATTGGCTGAGTTTCATCCTCGGCAAGTTCTAGTACGCGCTTATTGAACTTAAGCCAACTGATTTCTCTGTCGAAAAAACGATCTTCGGGCAGGGCAGCAACATCCGAGCCTAAACCGTCTGCTCGGCGGTCACTTTTGTCGGTTTCTGCAATGTGCTCTGCGATTTGACTACGCAGGACCGCCTTTGACGGGGCATCAAAAATCTGAACCATAGCACCATCCTAGATGCAGGGGTATAACACTTCATGTCGAGTTTGTGAGAATTCAATATGAATTCACATTGTGGAGTTATTGACAACGGTTTGGCATTCGAGGGTGACGGTGCCTACTACCCTTTTCGCTCGAAAAGCACGCAATCGTGCGATGTTGCGTATGTGAATAAAAAACTGAACAAAAAAGGAGACCCCCCGTTTGGGAGGTCTCCTATACAAGTCCAACTCAGCAGAATCTCTGCACAACATCATCGTTGCAACGGTAAGTCTATCCATTGCCCGTCCAACGTACCGGTCATCGTGACCATCTACCTTTGTGGGCTTCTGCTCTGTTCTGTTGTCCTTGTACTGACAATTATGCTCTTTAAACGTGTGTATGCAAGTCCAAATCAAGGAATGTCATCTTCTTATCGAAAGTGGTAAAAAATGGTTGCCATAAAGGCTAGGAAGTTACTTTTGCGTTCCTTCTCAACTGGATTGTGTGCGCTTGTGTTCATTGATGAGATTAGTGGCTTTCGTGGGCGTGTCGAGTGGGTAGATAAGTGGGTAGATAAGTAGGTAGATAAACGCAACTGCACAGTTACTCACTGAGATCAGTGCAGACTTGCACATTCGACCACAAGGGGTTGTTCTTTTGGATACAGATACTGCTCTGTATTGAATTACCTCATGACAATGAATGC from the Bifidobacterium sp. genome contains:
- a CDS encoding RNA degradosome polyphosphate kinase, producing MVQIFDAPSKAVLRSQIAEHIAETDKSDRRADGLGSDVAALPEDRFFDREISWLKFNKRVLELAEDETQPMLERANFAAIFANNLDEFFMVRVAGLKRRIDSGIAVTAASGLSPRQQLRAISDHAHRLQDEHAHYVNEHILPELAKEHIVLLRWNQLNANEQERLSRIFRRQVFPVLTPLAVDPAHPFPYISGNSLNLAVIVENPASGKSHFARIKIPDNMPRLVAVEDLTDEEGREERYGFITMENLLIAHLEALFPGMIIKEARSFRVTRNEDIDVEEDDAENLLNAMEKELLRRRFGPPIRLEISDTTSPFLSQLLADKLGVNEDEVYRLPSPLDFTVLFELQSIDRADLKYQPFIPATNRQIAEVESSRAQDIFAAIRERDVLLHHPYDSFSTSVQAFLAQAAADPKVLAIKQTLYRTSGNSPIIDALVDAAHAGKQVLALVEIKARFDEEANIAWARKLERAGVHVVYGIVGLKTHCKLSLVIRQEQEGLRRYCHVGTGNYNPKTARIYTDLGLLTCDPVVGQDLTRLFNQLSGYAPKSSFHRLLVAPRTVRTGLIQRIQREEAAARQGKDAWIKIKVNSLVDEKTIDALYRASQAGVNIDIVERGICALKPGVPGLSETIRVRSVLGRFLEHSRIFAFANSEGPQIGEGPISGPEVWIGSADLMHRNLDRRVEALVRITAPDEIDELIKYVDLQMADTTSSWHMQADGSYIRHSRDEQGQPLIDCQEYLIKKHTRGPQLPR